In the genome of Aspergillus luchuensis IFO 4308 DNA, chromosome 2, nearly complete sequence, one region contains:
- a CDS encoding uncharacterized protein (COG:Q;~EggNog:ENOG410PJCF;~InterPro:IPR013216,IPR029063;~PFAM:PF13489,PF13649,PF08241;~go_function: GO:0008168 - methyltransferase activity [Evidence IEA]) codes for MSLSHIFRPALRSPRIYTKRTPTYTLSSSSASSCPSRRTYASQTPGNPVMEIFNRKTKHMQKDRAARNVEESRKTDYIKDEVAMRLCERLLDIKRTFPQVLDLGANSCNIARALTMPDPDPDAPNGSSPPLSTRIGQLTCIDTSEALLYRDADEPFNDQISLKRQIVPDLESLPFPENSFDAVLSSLSIHWINDLPSLLAQVNSILKPDCPFIAAMFGGDTLFELRTSLQLADLERRGGVSPHVSPLADVRDVGGLLNKAGFKMLTVDVEDIVVEYPDTFALMGDLQAMGENNAILHRELGPMSRDVLLANEAIYRELHKEEGSRGVPATFRLIYMIGWKEGEGQAKPLERGSGQLNLKDLLGGGSIGN; via the exons ATGTCTCTGTCTCACATATTTCGGCCAGCACTGCGCTCCCCGCGCATCTACACCAAACGCACACCCACCTAcacattatcatcatcatcagcatcatcatgtccatcACGCCGCACCTACGCCAGCCAAACACCCGGCAATCCAGTCATGGAAATCTTCAATCGCAAAACCAAGCACATGCAGAAGGACCGCGCAGCCCGCAATGTCGAGGAGAGTCGCAAGACCGACTACATCAAGGACGAAGTAGCCATGCGGCTATGTGAACGGTTGCTG gACATCAAACGCACCTTCCCCCAAGTCCTCGATCTCGGCGCCAACAGCTGCAACATCGCCCGCGCTCTCACAATGCCCGATCCAGACCCCGACGCTCCCAACGGCAGCTCCCCACCCCTCAGCACCCGCATCGGGCAGTTAACCTGCATTGACACCTCCGAAGCCCTTCTCTACCGCGACGCAGACGAGCCCTTCAACGATCAGATCTCTCTCAAGCGGCAAATCGTGCCTGATCTTGaatccctccccttcccggAGAATTCCTTTGACGCGGTGCTCTCCTCGCTCTCGATTCACTGGATCAATGATCTGCCTTCGCTGCTGGCGCAGGTCAACTCTATCCTCAAGCCGGACTGTCCGTTCATTGCGGCGATGTTCGGCGGGGATACGTTGTTCGAGCTGCGGACGTCGTTGCAGTTGGCGGATTTGGAGCGGCGCGGGGGTGTCAGTCCGCATGTGTCGCCGTTGGCGGATGTGAGGGATGTTGGGGGATTGTTGAACAAGGCGGGCTTCAAGATGTTGAcggtggatgtggaggataTCGTGGTGGAGTATCCGGATACGTTTGCGTTGATGGGCGATTTGCAGGCGATGGGGGAGAATAATGCCATCTTGCATCGGGAGTTGGGGCCCATGTCGAGAGATGTGTTGTTGGCGAATGAAGCGATTTATCGTGAGCTGCATAAGGAGGAGGGGTCTAGGGGAGTGCCGGCGACGTTTCGGTTGATTTATATGATTGGGTggaaggagggtgagggtcAGGCGAAGCCATTggagagagggagtggaCAGTTGAATCTGAAGGAtttgttgggtggtggttccATTGGTAATTGA
- a CDS encoding actin-related protein 2/3 complex subunit 5 family protein (BUSCO:EOG09264V51;~COG:Z;~EggNog:ENOG410PQEJ;~InterPro:IPR006789,IPR036743;~PFAM:PF04699;~go_component: GO:0005885 - Arp2/3 protein complex [Evidence IEA];~go_component: GO:0015629 - actin cytoskeleton [Evidence IEA];~go_process: GO:0030833 - regulation of actin filament polymerization [Evidence IEA];~go_process: GO:0034314 - Arp2/3 complex-mediated actin nucleation [Evidence IEA]) has translation MAQLNYRTINIDVLDPESSINFPMETLLPPTLPAPTTSGAAASIVNQVRQLLRSGDNEGALRYVLETAPLGGDDRAKEVHLAAVVEVLQGIRQGEMSRVLESVCTGEGGSERADCLMKYLYKGMAAPAPSSAAQSPRMSPQSTGFSQIQARNLGEGGGGQQMSVLLNWHEKLVEVAGTGSIVRVMTDRRTV, from the exons ATGGCCCAACTCAACTACCGCACAATCAACATCGACGTCCTGGACCCCGAGTCCTCGATCAACTTCCCCATGGAgactctcctcccacccactCTCCCCGCCCCGACGACCTCCGGTgccgccgcctccatcgTGAACCAGGTGCGccagctcctccgcagcGGCGACAACGAGGGAGCTCTACGGTACGTGCTCGAGACGGCGCCGCTGGGCGGCGATGACCGCGCAAAGGAGGTGCATTTGGCCGCTGTCGTGGAGGTCTTGCAGGGTATTCGTCAGGGAGAGATGAGTCGCGTGTTGGAGTCTGTGTGTACCGGTGAGGGTGGGTCGGAGAGAGCGGATTGTTTGATGAAGTATTT GTACAAGGGCATGGCGGCGCCAGCTCCCAGTAGCGCGGCACAGTCGCCTCGCATGTCGCCGCAGAGTACAGGATTCTCGCAGATTCAGGCCCGCAATctgggtgagggaggtggtggacaGCAGATGAGTGTGTTGTTGAACTGGCATGAGAAGTTGGTGGAAGTTGCGGGGACGGGGTCGATTGTTAGGGTCATGACGGATCGGAGGACTGTTTAA
- a CDS encoding putative dynactin Arp1 p62 subunit RO2 (COG:N;~EggNog:ENOG410PH51;~InterPro:IPR008603;~PFAM:PF05502;~go_component: GO:0005869 - dynactin complex [Evidence IEA]): MSRPFPYTFISCPCANIPVPDPAKKRRSRESPQKSHPDQPKSLLRPDDDEDEQAFDPRSPRANFSLYPPEQLLYCEDCHQIKCPRCITEEIVCWYCPNCLFETPSSMVRSEGNRCARNCFNCPICTAPLGVNTLENVVTGGTSQQGPWVLSCGYCMWSTLDIGIKFDKPTNIRTQLSKMTEVTPARSRQMSRTFGDLKSPLSTYSSIDEQFLPPGETKPEDPPLDQPSAPLTPDARFHALKNFYKNQISATSSSPTDPLGMDFGSGFSSPGALNRIMSLYTSSSRLSSLYGGANKKPKTKPPVMREALTASEGLKIPSPDAEDTLIERMSSPDCGWDGLASIEQRAFQSPDARFVEDLLPLPVLLRTKRSKRCKSCKHILVKPELKPQSTRFRIRLIALSYIPLPTLRPLNPSPSPATTTTTTVLPAPSSSTTNPNLDALSPLRPIQLLLTLKNHMFDPVRVTLATPSVTPGRVASKVTILCPQFDIGANSDVWDEALQGTSATTTTATSTGTDPRGSRSGGLGVYEKVAEAGKVWDKGRNWTTVVLEVVPGTLPGGAKQTSSAHNTKKDKKKKKAPADDDLDDQDDNSDDDDSDSDPGFDWSGQTSDPNEQLQPDEDVLEIPVFVHMEWDSDNQIDSEQGVGRAGAGGSDTVKRELAYWMVLGVGRIVREIV, encoded by the exons ATGTCACGTCCGTTCCCTTACACCTTTATATCTTGTCCTTGCGCCAACATCCCTGTACCTGATCCGGCGAAGAAACGGAGATCGAGGGAGTCGCCGCAGAAATCCCACCCCGATCAACCCAAATCTCTCCTGCGCccggatgacgacgaagacgaacaGGCTTTTGATCCTCGGTCTCCGCGCGCCAATTTCTCTCTGTATCCCCCGGAGCAGCTGCTGTACTGCGAGGATTGCCATCAGATCAAGTGCCCGCGATGCATAACGGAGGAGATTGTGTGCTGGTACTGTCCGAACTGCCTGTTCGAGACGCCCAGCAGCATGGTCCGGAGTGAGGGGAATCG ATGCGCTCGCAATTGCTTCAACTGCCCGATATGCACCGCCCCCTTGGGTGTAAACACCCTTGAGAACGTCGTGACAGGCGGCACCAGTCAACAAGGCCCCTGGGTGTTGTCCTGCGGATACTGCATGTGGTCGACGCTGGATATTGGCATCAAGTTTGATAAACCGACCAACATCCGGACTCAACTGTCCAAGATGACCGAAGTCACTCCGGCTCGCTCGAGACAAATGTCCCGGACATTCGGGGACCTCAAGTCTCCCCTCTCCACTTACTCCTCCATCGATGAGCAATTCCTACCACCAGGCGAGACCAAGCCCGAAGACCCCCCTCTGGACCAACCCAGTGCTCCTCTCACTCCAGATGCTCGATTCCACGCCCTCAAGAACTTTTATAAGAACCAGATCTCCgcgacatcctcctccccaaccgaCCCCCTAGGCATGGACTTCGGCTCTGGGTTCTCCTCCCCCGGTGCCCTAAACCGCATCATGTCCCTTtacacctcttcctcccgcctcagcagcctcTACGGCGGAGCCAACAAGAAGCCCAAAACCAAACCGCCCGTCATGCGAGAAGCCCTCACGGCCAGCGAGGGTCTCAAGATCCCCTCCCCGGACGCCGAAGACACACTCATCGAACGCATGTCCTCCCCGGACTGCGGATGGGACGGTCTCGCCTCCATCGAACAACGCGCCTTCCAGTCCCCAGACGCCCGGTTCGTAGAGGACCTCCTCCCGCTGCCCGTGCTACTTCGCACAAAACGGTCCAAACGATGCAAGTCGTGCAAGCACATTCTCGTCAAACCCGAACTGAAACCGCAGTCCACGCGGTTCCGCATCCGCCTGATTGCCCTCAGCTACATTCCCTTGCCGACGTTACGGCCGCTGAACCCCAGTCCCtccccagccaccaccacgaccaccaccgttCTCCCGGCACCTTCAAGTTCCACGACGAACCCGAACCTGGACGCCCTTTCCCCACTCCGACccatccaactcctcctcacGCTAAAGAATCACATGTTCGATCCCGTCCGCGTCACACTCGCCACGCCATCCGTCACTCCGGGCCGCGTGGCCTCCAAAGTAACTATCCTCTGTCCGCAATTCGACATTGGCGCCAACAGCGACGTGTGGGACGAAGCCCTCCAGGGTACTTCGGCCACCACTACCACGGCTACATCCACGGGAACTGACCCCCGCGGATCCCGATCCGGAGGGCTCGGCGTGTACGAGAAAGTCGCAGAGGCCGGCAAAGTCTGGGACAAGGGACGGAACTGGACCACCGTGGTGTTGGAGGTCGTACCGGGGACATTACCTGGTGGTGCGAAACaaacctcctccgcccacaataccaagaaagacaagaaaaagaagaaggctcccgccgatgatgatctAGACGACCAGGATGACAACtctgacgatgatgactccgactccgacccGGGATTTGACTGGAGTGGACAGACATCTGACCCCAATGAGCAGCTACAgccggatgaagatgtgTTGGAGATCCCGGTGTTTGTGCATATGGAATGGGATTCGGATAATCAGATTGATAGTGAGCAGGGGGTTGGGAGGGCCGGAGCGGGTGGAAGTGATACGGTGAAGAGGGAGTTGGCGTAttggatggtgttgggggtggggaggataGTGAGGGAGATTGTGTAG
- a CDS encoding Rab family GTPase (COG:U;~EggNog:ENOG410PFKA;~InterPro:IPR005225,IPR001806,IPR027417;~PFAM:PF04670,PF00025,PF08477,PF00071,PF01926;~go_function: GO:0003924 - GTPase activity [Evidence IEA];~go_function: GO:0005525 - GTP binding [Evidence IEA]), producing MSESTSTNTPKPSSSVKLVLLGEAAVGKSSLVLRFVNNDFQENKEPTIGAAFLTQKCSLPTRTIKFEIWDTAGQERFASLAPMYYRNAQAALVVYDVTKPSSLTKAKHWVAELQRQASPGIVIALVGNKLDLTNDGNEAAGESPADAEGESSTADADETAEEPQEAQDVTSGDARKVPTREASAYAEEEGLLFFETSAKTGTNVVDVFTAIANAIPESSLKSGRAGGAGTGQTSLNSGRPAEDSRVNLGERGPATAKEGCAC from the exons ATGTCTGAATCAACTAGCACAAATACTCCCAAACCGAGTAGCAGCGTCAAGCTGGTACTTTTGGGTGAAGCCGCTGTGGGAAAG TCCTCACTGGTGCTGAGATTTGTCAACAACGATTTCCAAGAGAACAAAGAACCGACTATCGGAG CTGCATTCCTCACCCAAAAATGCTCTCTGCCTACGCGAACGATCAAGTTCGAAATTTGGGATACCGCCGGTCAGGAGCGTTTCGCCTCGCTCGCTCCCATGTACTACCGTAACGCCCAGGCGGCGCTCGTGGTTTATGATGTTACCAAACCGTCCTCTCTCACAAAGGCTAAGCACTGGGTTGCGGAACTCCAGCGACAAGCTAGTCCCGGTATTGTGATCGCTCTCGTTGGTAACAAGCTGGATTTGACAAACGACGGGAACGAGGCGGCCGGGGAGTCGCCCGCTGATGCCGAGGGCGAATCGTCTACGGCCGATGCAGATGAAACCGCCGAAGAACCTCAGGAAGCACAGGATGTCACTTCCGGTGATGCTCGGAAGGTGCCTACACGGGAAGCTAGCGCCTacgcggaggaagagggtctcttgttcttcgagACCAGTGCCAAGACGGGCACGAATGTCGTGGATGTCTTTACTGCGATCGCCAATGCGATCCCGGAGAGCAGCCTGAAGAGCGGACGAGCAGGTGGCGCTGGCACGGGCCAGACTAGCCTGAACAGCGGTCGTCCGGCCGAAGACTCGCGGGTCAACCTTGGGGAGCGTGGTCCGGCAACTGCAAAGGAAGGGTGTGCCTGCTAA
- the pmcB gene encoding putative calcium-translocating P-type ATPase(PMCA-type) (COG:P;~EggNog:ENOG410PGJZ;~InterPro:IPR006068,IPR018303,IPR023298,IPR023299, IPR001757,IPR006408,IPR004014,IPR036412,IPR008250, IPR023214;~PFAM:PF00689,PF13246,PF00122,PF00702;~TransMembrane:10 (i246-263o275-294i445-466o486-513i926-947o959-976i996-1019o1039-1055i1076-1096o1108-1127i);~go_component: GO:0016020 - membrane [Evidence IEA];~go_component: GO:0016021 - integral component of membrane [Evidence IEA];~go_function: GO:0000166 - nucleotide binding [Evidence IEA];~go_function: GO:0005388 - calcium transmembrane transporter activity, phosphorylative mechanism [Evidence IEA];~go_function: GO:0005524 - ATP binding [Evidence IEA];~go_process: GO:0070588 - calcium ion transmembrane transport [Evidence IEA]) — protein MQTPDEHPQSGFLNPFGVSDREQHPISSDSIRTSISSIRPSSPADMTSTLSPDRLRVRSDTRTSAQSLDGETLRPRADSTISSADTAVRSRANSEATNAPTKMEYDDVSVADALNPDPRNEQDFIVPDNKFAFSPGQLNKMQNPKSLAAFQALGGMQGLERGLRTDLTSGLSVDETLLAGSISFSEATSPDYASFKETAPPNIDAPITESGTQFQDRISVFCQNRLPARKSTGFLKLFWQAYNDKIIILLTIAAIVSLSLGIYETTSEGSGVDWIEGVAICVAILIVTIVTAANDWQKERQFAKLNKRNNDREVKAVRSGKVSMISIHDITVGDILHVEPGDAIPADGVLVSGHGIKCDESSATGESDQMKKTDGHEVGRLITNGKATKKLDPFMISGSKVLEGVGTYLVTSVGPYSTYGRILLSLQESNDPTPLQVKLGRLANWIGWLGSGAAIILFFALFFRFVADLSHNSGTPAAKGKEFVDILIVAVTVIVVAIPEGLPLAVTLALAFATTRMVKENNLVRVLRACETMGNATVICSDKTGTLTQNKMTVVAGTLGSKSFKHTPGEERSSDVPTPAEFFKQYSGKQRDLILHSIALNSTAFEEEKDGSKEFIGSKTEVALLQMAKDHLGLDVTAERASADVVQLIPFDSARKCMGVVYREPTMGYRLLVKGAAEIMVGSCTTQMVEGDSSHSHISTDALHEGDRRVILNTVEAYAGQSLRTIGLVYRDFASWPPKDARCLEDDPESARFEDIFREMTWIGVVGIQDPLRPEVPAAIQKCHAAGVQVKMVTGDNIVTASAIASSCGIKTEDGIVMEGPKFRQLSDEEMDRVIPRLQVLARSSPEDKRILVARLKKLGETVAVTGDGTNDGPALRTADVGFSMGIAGTEVAKEASSIILLDDNFKSIVTAIAWGRAVNDAVAKFLQFQITVNITAVVLTFVSSLYSSENKSVLNAVQLLWVNLIMDTFAALALATDAPTEKILNRKPVPKSASLFTVIMWKMILGQALYQLAITFMLYFGGNQIIGSRLGTDDPQTVLNTIVFNTFVWMQIFNEFNNRRLDNKFNIFEGMFRNYWFLGINCIMVGGQIMIIFVGGEAFGVTRLDGIQWAICIICALGCLPWAVVLRTVPDGPCEVALNFVVRCMNFIFKPIGRAMSYLAAMIRSCLRPVKRTAQRVVKRGGKEEQDTSTDALPDEEAGRASLHELKREPTPEAPVTSIPVPPITITTS, from the exons ATGCAGACCCCAGACGAGCATCCTCAGTCTGGCTTCTTGAACCCTTTCGGGGTTTCAGATAGAGAG CAGCACCCTATATCATCCGACTCAATACGAACAAGCATATCATCTATTCGACCTTCTTCACCCGCGGACATGACGTCCACTCTATCGCCAGACAGGCTCAGGGTACGGAGTGACACGCGGACGTCGGCTCAGTCGCTGGACGGTGAGACGTTACGTCCGCGAGCAGACTCTACCATCTCCAGTGCAGATACAGCCGTAAGGTCGAGAGCCAACTCTGAAGCCACTAATGCCCCGACCAAGATGGAGTACGATGATGTTTCGGTGGCCGATGCCTTGAATCCCGACCCTCGAAACGAACAGGACTTCATAGTGCCAGACAATAAGTTCGCCTTCTCTCCAGGACAATTGAACAAGATGCAAAACCCTAAATCTTTGGCTGCGTTCCAGGCACTTGGAGGCATGCAGGGATTGGAACGAGGGCTGCGGACAGACCTGACATCTGGTCTGTCAGTCGATGAGACTCTCTTGGCGGGTTCGATCAGTTTTTCGGAAGCGACTTCCCCTGACTATGCCTCTTTCAAAGAAACCGCCCCTCCAAACATTGACGCCCCGATTACAGAGTCCGGTACGCAATTCCAAGACCGCATAAGCGTGTTCTGTCAGAACAGACTGCCGGCTCGGAAGTCAACGGGATTCTTGAAGCTGTTTTGGCAAGCCTACAACGACAAGATCATCATTTTATTGACGATAGCTGCTATCGTGTCGCTGTCCCTTGGTATCTATGAGACTACCAGCGAAGGTAGTGGAGTGGATTGGATTGAAGGAGTGGCGATTTGTGTGGCTATTCTGATAGTCACTATTGTGACTGCTGCAAATGACTGGCAGAAGGAAAGACAGTTTGCTAAGCTGAACAAACGT AACAACGACCGAGAAGTCAAGGCTGTTCGATCTGGCAAGGTCTCCATGATATCGATACACGACATCACAGTTGGTGACATTCTTCATGTCGAGCCAGGTGACGCCATTCCTGCGGATGGGGTTCTCGTCTCGGGTCACGGCATCAAATGTGACGAGTCCTCCGCTACAGGAGAATCTgaccagatgaagaagactgaTGGACATGAAGTCGGGCGATTGATCACCAATGGCAAGGCTACGAAGAAGCTCGACCCGTTCATGATCTCTGGGAGCAAGGTGCTCGAAGGTGTTGGCACCTATCTAGTCACGAGTGTCGGGCCGTACTCAACCTACGGCCGGATCCTACTGTCTTTGCAAGAATCGAATGATCCAACACCTCTTCAAGTCAAGCTGGGTCGACTTGCTAATTGGATCGGCTGGCTAGGCTCAGG TGCTGCGATTATCTTGTTCTTCGCTCTGTTCTTCAGGTTCGTGGCGGATCTATCCCACAACTCTGGAACGCCTGCGGCCAAGGGAAAGGAGTTCGtcgacatcctcatcgttGCTGTTACCGTCATTGTCGTTGCGATTCCTG AGGGTCTGCCGCTTGCTGTCACTTTGGCACTGGCATTTGCCACGACCCGAATGGTCAAGGAAAACAACCTTGTGCGCGTCCTCCGTGCCTGTGAGACAATGGGAAATGCAACAGTTATTTGCTCCGACAAGACCGGGACCCTTACCCAGAACAAGATGACTGTTGTGGCAGGGACCTTAGGCTCGAAGAGTTTCAAGCATACCCCAGGCGAGGAACGCTCATCTGACGTCCCAACTCCTGCTGAATTTTTCAAGCAATATTCAGGCAAGCAACGGGACCTCATCCTTCATAGCATCGCCTTGAACTCTACTGCtttcgaggaagagaaggatgggTCAAAGGAGTTCATTGGCAGTAAAACCGAGGTGGCTCTGCTGCAAATGGCCAAAGATCATCTCGGCCTGGACGTTACTGCAGAGCGTGCCTCTGCTGACGTTGTCCAATTGATCCCCTTCGACTCCGCACGTAAGTGCATGGGGGTTGTCTACCGGGAACCTACGATGGGTTATCGCCTCCTTGTTAAGGGCGCTGCTGAGATAATGGTTGGCTCATGCACGACTCAGATGGTCGAGGGAGACTCTTCTCACAGCCATATTTCCACTGATGCATTGCACGAGGGAGACCGACGGGTTATCCTAAACACAGTTGAAGCTTACGCGGGTCAATCCCTACGGACGATCGGACTAGTGTACCGCGACTTCGCAAGCTGGCCGCCAAAAGACGCTCGGTGCTTGGAAGATGATCCGGAATCTGCCAGATTCGAGGATATCTTCCGCGAGATGACCTGGATCGGGGTCGTGGGCATCCAGGATCCTCTCCGACCCGAAGTGCCCGCTGCCATCCAAAAGTGCCATGCGGCAGGTGTAcaggtgaagatggtcacTGGTGACAACATTGTAACCGCCAGTGCGATAGCTTCTTCCTGTGGTATCAAGACAGAGGATGGTATTGTCATGGAAGGTCCCAAGTTTCGCCAGCTCTCTGACGAGGAAATGGATCGGGTCATTCCTCGTCTGCAAGTGCTAGCTCGCTCGTCACCCGAGGATAAGCGGATTCTGGTAGCACGGCTCAAGAAACTAGGCGAGACTGTCGCCGTCACCGGTGATGGTACTAACGATGGGCCAGCCTTGAGAACAGCTGATGTCGGCTTCTCCATGGGAATTGCTGGAACAGAAGTCGCGAAGGAAGCCAGTTCGATCATCCTTCTAGACGACAATTTCAAGTCCATTGTCACCGCCATTGCATGGGGCCGGGCTGTCAACGATGCTGTCGCCAAGTTCCTTCAGTTCCAGATCACGGTCAACATCACAGCTGTGGTCTTGACCTTTGTTTCGTCCTTGTACAGCAGTGAGAACAAGAGCGTTTTGAACGCGGTGCAGCTGCTCTGGGTCAACTTGATTATGGACACTTTTGCAGCTCTTGCCTTGGCGACTGACGCACCAACGGAGAAGATTCTTAACCGCAAACCTGTCCCCAAGAGCGCATCACTATTCACAGTGATCATGTGGAAGATGATTCTCGGCCAAGCTCTCTATCAGCTGGCCATCACCTTCATGCTCTACTTTGGTGGAAACCAGATTATCGGATCGCGACTTGGAACCGACGACCCGCAGACGGTGCTCAACACTATTGTGTTCAATACCTTTGTGTGGATGCAGATTTTCAATGAATTCAACAACCGACGCCTGGACAACAAGTTCAATATCTTCGAAGGCATGTTCCGCAACTACTGGTTCCTGGGAATCAACTGCATCATGGTCGGCGGTCAAATCATGATCATTTTCGTGGGAGGAGAGGCTTTTGGCGTGACCCGTCTCGATGGCATCCAATGGGCCATTTGTATTATCTGTGCGCTCGGCTGCCTCCCATGGGCGGTTGTTCTCCGTACGGTCCCCGATGGGCCATGCGAGGTTGCTCTTAACTTTGTCGTCCGATGCATGAACTTTATCTTCAAGCCTATCGGCCGGGCTATGAGTTATCTTGCAGCCATGATTCGCTCTTGTCTGCGGCCAGTTAAAAGAACAGCCCAGCGTGTTGTGAAGCgcggtgggaaggaagagcaggacACCAGCACTGATGCCTTGCCCGACGAGGAGGCAGGAAGGGCGTCGTTGCACGAGTTGAAGAGAGAGCCGACGCCGGAGGCGCCTGTTACATCAATTCCGGTGCCTCCCATTACTATTACGACTTCTTGA
- the RPS7 gene encoding 40S ribosomal protein eS7 (COG:J;~EggNog:ENOG410PJ7T;~InterPro:IPR000554;~PFAM:PF01251;~go_component: GO:0005840 - ribosome [Evidence IEA];~go_function: GO:0003735 - structural constituent of ribosome [Evidence IEA];~go_process: GO:0006412 - translation [Evidence IEA]): MAAINKIAINSPSRQNPSELETAIAGALFDLESNTQDLKATLRPLQFVSAREVEVGHGKKAVIIFVPVPLLQGFHKIQQRLTRELEKKFSDRHVLFVAQRRILPRPKRSASSRSNQKQKRPRSRTLTAVHDAILTDLVYPVEIVGKRTRTKEDGSKTLKVILDEKERGGVDHRLDAYGEVYRRLTGRAVVFEFPQGGADY, encoded by the exons ATGGCTGCTATCAACAAGATCGCCATCAACTCGCCGTCGAGGCAGAACCCCTCCGAGCTGGAGACCGCGATCGCCGGTGCTCTCTTCGACCTCGAGAGCAACACACAGGACCTGAAGGCCACCCTCAGGCCCCTGCAGTTTGTCTCTGCCCGTGAG GTCGAGGTCGGCCACGGCAAGAAGGcagtcatcatcttcgtccctgtccctctcctccagggCTTCCACAAGATCCAGCAGCG TCTGACCCGTGAGCTCGAGAAGAAGTTCTCCGACCGCCACGTCCTCTTCGTTGCTCAGCGCCGCATCCTGCCCCGCCCCAAGCGCTCCGCCAGCTCTCGTTCCaaccagaagcagaagcgtCCCCGTTCCCGCACTCTGACTGCTGTCCACGACGCCATCCTCACCGACCTCGTCTACCCCGTCGAGATCGTCGGCAAGCGTACCCGCACCAAGGAGGACGGCTCCAAGACCCTCAAGGTCATCCTGGACGAGAAGGAgcgtggtggtgttgaccACCGCCTTGATGCCTACGGCGAGGTCTACCGTCGGTTGACTGGCCGTGCTGTTGTCTTTGAATTCCCCCAGGGTGGTGCCGACTACTAG